Proteins from a genomic interval of Ptychodera flava strain L36383 chromosome 7, AS_Pfla_20210202, whole genome shotgun sequence:
- the LOC139136548 gene encoding coiled-coil domain-containing protein 63-like yields MPRGGPRSASRRSDTSDIDADQQLAENELAKLQRQYRIMEGDRNAYNIESQDVIRRQMAEIKKLEMEKEELNKDYQLSDSNANVSRDDNNIKKLQHLCEQKDDYDKMIDEEKEKQKELDTKIQGKEREVKGQHKKMGGVHASAAHTKQTMKNIQVLENRLDKANRKFNQMLTHNAKLREEIDSLRVEKARFDGISKKLQKEHQDLKNEIGEVIDQSTQAYDQRDEAQAKMMLLKEKADKDMAQHNAEMKELQRIIDHDRKLREFMLIKSKEREEDEYLRALRMKRESDEAERKRKQRQEDSIEAYEDAFERIKEITGEDDLDKLVNKFIEVEDRNFALFNYVNEQNNEVELLQEQITEIQEEIEQFESQGSAMEDQRKAILKDLETKQTSASKDADEFDAKSKGIGKILDQLKAGIDSLFTKINCDRSAITDMLGSTAGVQDENMMMYLGIVEQKTNELLSVQAYLQAKQEYERPQDAKTPGLLGEGPAPPVQSLAIVAPSTGDDYDSDADSQLSDEDSRPLTEAEIKQKIMKHVYKKEAAQAKRGFQYDLSGAKELKSKSKPPDTKRGGKR; encoded by the exons ATGCCACGTGGTGGACCACGCTCAGCTAGCCGTCGCTCTGACACTAGTGACATTGATGCAGATCAACAGCTTG CTGAAAATGAATTGGCCAAATTACAGCGTCAGTATCGTATTATGGAAGGTGATCGTAATGCTTACAACATTGAATCGCAAGATGTGATTCGCCGCCAGAT GGCGGAGATCAAGAAACTTGAGATGGAAAAGGAAGAATTAAACAAAGACTACCAGCTTTCTGATAGCAATGCTAACGTATCACGAGATGACAACAACATCAAAAAACTACAGcatctttgtgaacaaaaag ATGACTACGATAAAATGATTGATGAAGAGAAGGAAAAGCAGAAAGAATTGGACACTAAAATTCAAGGTAAAGAAAGAGAGGTGAAAGGTCAACACAAGAAGATGGGTGGTGTTCATGCCAGTGCTGCTCATACAAAACAAACTATGAAGAATATACAAGTACTGGAGAACAGACTAGATAAA GCCAACAGGAAGTTCAATCAGATGTTGACACATAATGCTAAACTGCGTGAAGAAATTGACAGTCTTCGTGTGGAGAAAGCTCGTTTTGATGGAATCAGCAAGAAATTGCAAAAG GAACATCAAGATTTAAAGAATGAAATTGGTGAAGTAATTGATCAGTCAACTCAAGCCTATGATCAGCGTGATGAAGCTCAGGCCAAGATGATGTTACTGAAAGAGAAAGCTGATAAGGATATGGCACAACATAATGCTGAAATGAAAGAACTGCAACGTATCATTGATCATGATCGCAAGTTACGTGAATTCATGTTGATTAAAAGCAAGGAGAGAGAAGAGGATGAATATTTGAGAGCTCTTCGAATGAAACGAG AGTCTGATGAAGCAGAACGTAAGCGTAAACAGCGACAAGAAGACTCCATTGAAGCATATGAAGATGCATTTGAACGCATCAAAGAGATCACTGGTGAAGATGACCTGGATAAACTGGTCAATAAATTCATTGAAG TGGAAGATCGCAACTTTGCTCTCTTCAACTATGTTAATGAGCAAAACAATGAAGTTGAACTTTTGCAAGAGCAAATCACAgag ATCCAGGAAGAAATAGAGCAGTTTGAGAGTCAAGGAAGTGCCATGGAGGATCAACGTAAAGCCATCCTCAAAGATTTGGAAACTAAACAAACCAGTGCATCCAAAGATGCTGATGAATTTGATGCAAAGAGTAAAGGAATTGGCAAAATTTTGGACCAACTCAAGGCTG GTATTGATTCACTGTTTACAAAGATCAACTGTGACCGTTCTGCCATCACTGATATGCTTGGCAGTACTGCTGGTGTTCAAGATGAAAATATGATGATGTATTTAGGAATAGTTGAACAAAAAACTAATGAACTGTTGTCTGTCCAGGCCTATCTACAAGCCAAG CAAGAATATGAGCGCCCACAAGACGCTAAAACACCAGGTTTACTTGGCGAAGGCCCGGCACCTCCTGTACAGTCATTAGCCATTGTAGCGCCCTCTACTGGTGATGATTATGACAGTGATGCAGATTCACAACTGAGTGATGAAGATAGCAGGCCTCTGACAGAAGCAGAAATCaagcaaaaaataatgaaacat GTTTACAAGAAAGAAGCTGCACAAGCCAAAAGAGGTTTCCAATATGATTTATCAGGCGCTAAAGAACTGAAAAGCAAATCCAAGCCTCCAGATACAAAACGTGGTGGAAAGCGCTAA